The genomic segment AGATTAATCACAGATTAAATTTTTATAAAATTGAAGACAGAATACTTAAAGAAATTTTTTAATTTTTTTAAAAGCATTAAATCGATGATCCATTTTATATTTTATTTTTGGAGAAATTTCCCCAAAGGTAAATTTTTTTCCAATAGGAATAAAAATTGGATCATAGCCAAAACCATTTTTACCTTTGGGCTCATGTGAAATAAGTCCTTCCACTTTTCCTTTAACGCAAACTATTTTTTTTTCTAAAAAACAAATCGACAAACAACAAATGAACCGTGCTTTAATTTTTTTTCTTTTCCAATTTTTATCTTTTTTATTCAATTCTCTATAAACCCTTTTAATCGCCTTTTTAAAATCAGAGCTTTTTCCACCCCATCTTGCGGAATAAATGCCTGGTGCTTTACTTAAAATATCAATTTCTAAACCTGAGTCATCAGCAAGACATGGCAAATTTGTTTTTTTAGAAAAATATTTTGATTTTATAAGTGAGTTATCTTCAAATGTTTTTCCATTTTCTATTGGACTTTTGATTTTGAAGTTTAAATTAGAATAAATTTTTATACCCTTTGGTAATAATGCCTTAATTTCCTTAATTTTTCCTTTGTTATTAGTGCCTATGAACAGTTCAGAAATTTTTTTCATTAAAGTCTAGCAATTTTCAAATTTCTTACCATATATGCGCACATGGATAAAGAACAACAACAAAAACCTTTAGAGGAACAAACTGCAACCAGCAATGCAGAGGAAAATAATAAAGGAAATGCCGAAACTAATGACCAAGCTAAAACTGAAAAAAGTAAAAAAGAAAAAGAAATTTCACCAGAAGAAAAAATTATTGAACTAGAAGATAAGTTAGCAAGAACTTTTGCAGAAATGGAAAACCAAAGAAGAAGATTTGAAAAAGAAAAAGAAGACGCATTTGAATATGGAGGATCATCATTTGCAAGAGAAGCTTTAAATTTAATTGATAACTTAGAAAGATCGAAACAAGTCTTAGAAAATGATGAAAAATTAAAAGACACTGATGCTTTAAAAAAAATATTAGAGCATCTGGAAATAATTAATAAAGATTTGATATCAATTTTTACTAAAAATTACATTAAACCAATTGAATGTTTGAATAAAAAACTTGATCCAAATTTTCATCAAGCAATGATGGAAATTGAAGATGATCTAAAAGAACCTGGAACTATAGTTCAAGAAATTCAAAAAGGTTTTATGATTAAAGACAGATTATTAAGACCGTCGTTAGTTGGTGTTTCAAAAAAAACTGAAACTAAAAATGAAGATCCGGCTGAAAATAAGGAAAATAAAGATAATAATTAATGTTTAGATCAACTTGTAGAAATAGATTTAACCCCTATATGAAGAAAGAGAGAAAATAATATTATGAGCAAAATAATTGGAATAGATCTTGGAACAACAAATTCGTGTGTTGCTATCATGGAAGGTAGCCAGCCAAAAGTTTTAGAAAATGCCGAAGGAGCAAGAACCACACCTTCAGTTGTTGCATTTACTGATGATGGTGAAAAGCTAATTGGTCAACCAGCTAAAAGACAAGCTGTAACAAATCCTGAAAATACAATCTTTGCAGTTAAAAGATTAATTGGAAGGAATTTTGACGACCCAACTGTGAAAAAAGATGTTGAGGCTGCTCCATTTAAAATTGTTAATTCTGAAAAAGGAGATGCCTGGATTGAAGCAAAAGGAGAAAAATATTCTCCATCACAAATCTCTGCTTTTATTCTTCAAAAAATGAAAGAAACTGCAGAAAAATATTTAGGTCAAACTGTTTCAAAAGCAGTAATAACTGTACCAGCATATTTTAATGATGCACAAAGACAAGCAACAAAAGATGCTGGTAAGATTGCTGGTTTAGAAGTTTTAAGAATCATAAACGAACCAACTGCAGCTTCTTTGGCATATGGTTTGGATAAAAAACAAAATAAAAAAATTGCTGTATATGACCTGGGTGGTGGTACATTCGATGTATCAATATTAGAACTGGGTGATGGTGTATTTGAAGTTAAATCAACTAATGGAGATACTTTCCTAGGTGGTGAAGACTTTGATAATGCAATTGTTGAATACCTAATTTCAGAATTTAAAAAAGATAATGGAATAGATTTAAAATCAGACAAATTGGCCCTTCAAAGACTTAAAGAAGCTGCTGAAAAAGCAAAGATAGAGTTGTCATCAGCAGAACAAACTGACATAAATTTACCTTTTATTACAGCTGATAAAACTGGTCCAAAACACATAAATATAAAAATGACTAGAGCAAAACTTGAAGCTTTAGTAGAGGAACTGATAGCCAGAACTATGCCTCCTTGCAAAACAGCGCTAAAAGATGCTGGCATAACTGCAAGTGAAATTGATGAAATAGTTATGGTTGGTGGTATGACCAGAATGCCAAAAGTAGTAGAAGAAGTTAAAAATTTCTTTGGCAAAGAACCAAATAAAAGTGTCAACCCTGATGAAGTTGTTGCTATGGGTGCAGCAATTCAAGCAGGTGTATTACAAGGAGATGTTAAAGATGTTCTTCTTCTGGATGTTACACCTTTATCATTAGGTATTGAAACACTTGGAGGTGTTTCTACAAAATTAATTGAAAAAAATACAACAATACCTACAAAGAAAAGTCAGGTTTTCTCTACAGCTGAGGATAATCAACCAGCTGTTTCAATAAGAGTTCTTCAAGGTGAAAGAGAGATGGCAGCTGACAATAAAATATTAGGTAATTTTGAATTAGTTGGAATAGCTCCAGCACCAAGAGGTGTGCCTCAAATTGAAGTTACTTTTGATATCGATGCTAATGGAATTGTTAATGTCTCAGCAAAAGACAAAGGTACAGGAAAAGAACAGAAAATACAAATTCAAGCTTCAGGCGGACTTAGTGATGAAGAAATTGAAAAAATGGTTAAAGATGCTGAGGCTAATAAAGAAGCTGACAAAAAGAAAAGGGAGTCAGTTGATGTAAGAAATCAAGCTGACACTTTAATTCACTCTACTGAAAAAAATCTTAAAGAACATGGCTCAAAAGTCTCTGATGCTGAAAAGAAAGCTATAGAAGATGCTTCAAGCTCCCTTAAAGAAAGTTTAAAAGGTGAAGATATCGAGGATATTAAAAAAAAGACAGAGGAATTAGTTCAAGCTTCAATGAAACTTGGTGAGGCAATTTACAAAGCTCAACAAAGTGCAAGTTCTGAAGCTGGAAAAGATGCAGGTAAAGAAAATAAAGATAAAAAAGATGATAATGTTGTTGATGCTGATTTTGAGGAAGTAAAAGAAGAAAATAAAGAAGACAATCAAGAAAAAAGTGCTTAAATAACATTTAGTCGTCTGGATTAAACTAATGGCTAAACGAGATTACTATGATGTTCTTGGTATCAATAAAAGTGCCAGTCCAGAAGATATAAAATCAGCTTACAGAAAGTTAGCAGTCAAATATCATCCAGATAAAAATCCTGGCGACAAAACTGCTGAAGATAAGTTTAAAGAGGCAAGTGAAGCCTA from the Candidatus Pelagibacter sp. HIMB1321 genome contains:
- a CDS encoding nucleotide exchange factor GrpE, whose translation is MDKEQQQKPLEEQTATSNAEENNKGNAETNDQAKTEKSKKEKEISPEEKIIELEDKLARTFAEMENQRRRFEKEKEDAFEYGGSSFAREALNLIDNLERSKQVLENDEKLKDTDALKKILEHLEIINKDLISIFTKNYIKPIECLNKKLDPNFHQAMMEIEDDLKEPGTIVQEIQKGFMIKDRLLRPSLVGVSKKTETKNEDPAENKENKDNN
- the dnaK gene encoding molecular chaperone DnaK, coding for MSKIIGIDLGTTNSCVAIMEGSQPKVLENAEGARTTPSVVAFTDDGEKLIGQPAKRQAVTNPENTIFAVKRLIGRNFDDPTVKKDVEAAPFKIVNSEKGDAWIEAKGEKYSPSQISAFILQKMKETAEKYLGQTVSKAVITVPAYFNDAQRQATKDAGKIAGLEVLRIINEPTAASLAYGLDKKQNKKIAVYDLGGGTFDVSILELGDGVFEVKSTNGDTFLGGEDFDNAIVEYLISEFKKDNGIDLKSDKLALQRLKEAAEKAKIELSSAEQTDINLPFITADKTGPKHINIKMTRAKLEALVEELIARTMPPCKTALKDAGITASEIDEIVMVGGMTRMPKVVEEVKNFFGKEPNKSVNPDEVVAMGAAIQAGVLQGDVKDVLLLDVTPLSLGIETLGGVSTKLIEKNTTIPTKKSQVFSTAEDNQPAVSIRVLQGEREMAADNKILGNFELVGIAPAPRGVPQIEVTFDIDANGIVNVSAKDKGTGKEQKIQIQASGGLSDEEIEKMVKDAEANKEADKKKRESVDVRNQADTLIHSTEKNLKEHGSKVSDAEKKAIEDASSSLKESLKGEDIEDIKKKTEELVQASMKLGEAIYKAQQSASSEAGKDAGKENKDKKDDNVVDADFEEVKEENKEDNQEKSA
- the rdgB gene encoding RdgB/HAM1 family non-canonical purine NTP pyrophosphatase; protein product: MKKISELFIGTNNKGKIKEIKALLPKGIKIYSNLNFKIKSPIENGKTFEDNSLIKSKYFSKKTNLPCLADDSGLEIDILSKAPGIYSARWGGKSSDFKKAIKRVYRELNKKDKNWKRKKIKARFICCLSICFLEKKIVCVKGKVEGLISHEPKGKNGFGYDPIFIPIGKKFTFGEISPKIKYKMDHRFNAFKKIKKFL